The Tolypothrix sp. PCC 7712 region TACAAATACTTTTGTATTCTTAATATGAAGAATATAGACTGAGTGATAGTGAATACTCAACTTATCATGGATAGATGAATACTTATGAGGCTAACAAAATTATCGCTAGAACATAAATGTCTAAATTACTTATTTAGTTATTTACTACTAATTCTTTACTTAAATAATTTCGGTAATCTCTTAAGTAAGCTTACTTATTCAATAAAGCGTTGTAGATGATTTACTAGATGAAATAGCAAATTTTGAATATTTGCATCAAGTTTTATACAAAAAAATGTAGAGGCAAGATAAATATTGCCTCTACATTTTGTCAAATTTGTAATATTAAAAATTAAAATTAGATTTTATAGATTTGCTAACAAACCAAAAATACCATGTCCTGTGACAACTTCTAATGCAATGAGGGAGACGAAACCAATCATTGCTAAACGACCATTGAGGAGTTCTGCATAGGTTGTAAATCCAGTGCGATCGCCTTGCTCATCTACATATACTTTAGGCTCGATCGCAAAGTTATTCATTAAACCTTGGTCGTCAACGATAGAAGCATTTGTACGCATAAGATTTTCCCGTTTTTATTCACTATGTAACGAAGTGTAACGTAGTTATTAATTTTTGTAAAGTAAATGAGTATCTTGAAGATGAAGCCCAAGGCAGAGATATGATAATGAATCGTTCTCATGGAGATGTCTCACGAACAGGCTAAACAACTGATTAGTAGGCACTCCCAGCCACCAATCAAGTTTTAACTAGCAGATCATGGATCGATTCAGGGTAGAGGTTATTGCTAAAACACCAAATCCTCAGCAGGTGATTTACGCCGCCATGCACCAGGACTACACTGAGGCGTTCGTGTATGACGAACGGGACTCATGGCCCTCGGAGTCTCAATGTGGTGAAGTTATTGTGAAGCGACTTTTAGCAGGGGAGAGAGGACATTACGGGCCTCTAGAACATCCCCAGATTGTTTTTAACTGTGGCTACTTTCCCCACAGTGTGATGCAACAGGCTCGTACCCACAGGATTAGTGTATCCTTCGATGTCCAATGTCTATCTGCTGATACTGAAATTACTTTTGTGAACTGTGAAGGCGACAGTAACCAGAAATTGAAAAAAACTATTGGAGAGTTATACGAACTTTGGACTAACGGAGAAAAAGCAATCCGTACAAGGTCAATTAAAGGTAGGAATGGAGAACCACCTGGTGAATATCGGCGTGATTGTAAACAACGGATTCGCAAAATGCGCCTGCGAATTCTCAACGAAGAGACTGGCTTATTTGAGGTTGGACATATTAAAGATGTCATGTGCAGTGGTCTTCAGCCAGTTTACAGAGTAACTTTAGAGGATGGAAAAACTTTAGATTGCACTGTCAATCATCGCTTATTTACATCAGATGGTTGGCAAACAATGGGTGATGCAGTTGGTTTAATTACTAACCCTGATGGCAGTGTATTTCAAACTACTAAGCCTTGCCATGTAATGTGTAATGGTATGGCAGTAGTAGGCAATGGTCTTTATAGAAATCGAGAATGGCTTGAATCTCAAATTCAAAAAGGATTATCTACATTAGAGATTGCCCAACTATCTGAATGCTCTATAAATACTGTAAGAAATTGGGCTGATAAATACGAACTACATTTAAATCACAATGATAGTAAATTTGCTAAAGAACATCAGCCTTGGAACTATAACCCTAATGCACTTTATCGAGACAAAATTTGGTTAGAAGAGCAAATCGCTAAAGGACTTTATGTTGATGAAATGGCAGCCTTAGCTAACTGCTCAATAGAAGCAATAAAAAAATGGGTTTATGCTTACGGGTTGTCGTTAAATAAGAGATCAAGGGGTTCTAGAAACCCTTGGAATAAGGGTCAAACTGGTTACCACTTAAACCTTTCCCCAGCAAGTCGTCAAAAACGTAGAGAAAACGCGAAGCTTTATACAAAAAGAGGAGAAGAATCTAATTTTTGGAAAGGAGGAACATCTACAGAACGGGAACTAATAGGTGCCTGGACAAGGGATATTGCCCCGGCAGTACATGAGAAGTTTAATTATATTTGTCAAAGATGTAGGGTTAGGGGTGGTAGCCTTCATGCTCATCATTTAATCCCAGTATATGCTGATGAATCTTTGGCTTATGACTTCGATAATTTAGTAACTTTATGCAAAGAGTGTCACGAATATATTCACCAAAATCATCAAGAAGCTGATTTTGCTCGCTCTTTTAATCCAATAATAGATACTGAAAATTGGCAACCTAAACCAAAGGCAATAGGTAGAAAATTACAAGCTCATCCAGTTAAAGTGAAAACTGTGGAGTACATTGGACAACAAATGACTTATGACCTAGAAGTGGAAGGCTCTTGGCATAATTTTGTCGCTAATGGCATTGTAGTTCACAACTCATTTCGTTACACCGGAAACCAGTTTATTGATGTAGTCAACGGTAAGAAAGATATTGAAGATGTTTTCTATCTGCGTCCTGTTGGTTATTACACTGATAGACAAGGTAAAAAATATTATTATTCCCCAGAGCAAAGAGCCTCAGATTTACAGTGGTGTTTAGAAGCAGCTAAACGATACAAAGCTGACTTTGAAGGTGGTATGTCTGAAGAACACGCCAGAGGTAAAATGCCCTTTGATTATCGCCAACATTTTGTAGTCAGTTTCAATTTAAGGTCTTTCTTACATTTCTGTGATTTGAGAAATAAGAAAGACGCTCAACTTGAAATTCAAAAGCTATGTGAAATGATGTGGCCCCATTTTGCTGAGTGGGTACCTGCGATCGCAGAATGGTATGAAAAGTCTCGTTTAGGTAAAGCGAGATTAGCACCTTAGTACGGCTGCGCGGTGTTTACACTTTAGCCAAAGTTACCATCTCAGCTTGATCCTGGTATTTACCCTGTCTTGCTTCGTAACTGATAGCGCAGGGTTCACCTGCTAAAAATAGCAATTGCACTACGCCTTCATTAGCGTAGATGCGACAATCAGCGCTGGAAGAATTGGAAAATTCTAAGGTTAAGTGTCCTCGCCAAGCAGCCTCTGCAGGTGTTAAATTCGCTATAATTCCACAACGCGCGTATGTGGATTTACCTATACAAATTACAGTTATATAGTCTGGAACAGCTAGCTTTTCTAAAGCAACGCCCAAGCCATAGGAATGAGCAGGTAGGATAAAATAACTACCATTTTCATCTGTATGTAATGGGGTTGATTCCAAATTTTGGGGATTAAAGTTTTTGGGATCAATGACAGTGCCAGGAATGTGGCGAAAAATGCGGAATTCTGCAGGAGACAGGCGAATATCGTAGCCATAGGAAGATAAACCATAGCTGATTACAGGACGAACCGCTACATCTGCCTGTGGTTGTACTTTTCTCACTAAACTTGGCTCAAAGGGGGAAATCATGCCCTTTTGAGCCATTTCTGTAATCCAGATATCGTTTTTAATCACAAGTTCAGGGCTAATTTAAATCGAGTTACTAGGATATCGCGAAGTTGAGCATTCTTCATGGGCTATGACTGCGCCGGATCTCTGTAATTTGATCTGCTACATCTAACAGAGATTTCGGCATTTCTGGCCCGGTGAGGATGATATCAATATGGGAAGGGCGTTGTGCTAAAAACGCTAAAACTTCGTTTTCTGGAATTAAACCAAAGTTAATCGCTAAACTTAACTCATCTAAGACAACGAGAGAATACTTACCCTCGAATACTACCTGCTGTGTATGTTGCCACAGCTTTTGTAAAGCCTCGTTTTCCGTATCATCTAGTTGGGGTGTGTCAATGCAACGAGGTAAATCGCAACGAATCCAATCTAAATTTTGCCCTAGCTGCATGGGTCGCTCATGCCCTTGACGAATACCACCTTTGAGAAATTGCACGACTAACACTGAAGTACCTTGACCGGCAATTCTCAGTGCTTGAGCCATGACGTTAGTAAAAAAGTTACGGTGACTACTAGTAAAAACTTGTACTAGCCCGGCAATGGGAGATGCTACACTGAGGGTCGAATTGACACTGGGGGTATCTAACTGGGCAACCATATAGCTGAGTTTAAAATATTACAAATTATCAAAGAGATATTGCTGAGGTGAGCGATCGCAAATCTAGCTGTATAATCAATCTGAATTTTACAAGTGTATTGTAGTTTGCAAGTTGCATTCTTAGTCAACCACTAGCTTTATGTTCAAGTCAAGAGTTAATGATATTGACATGAATAGCTGGTAAAAGCAAGTGGCTGTAAAAATAAGAACGCAGTAATAATAGTAAGATTCTAAAAAAAAGTTGGGTGCAAGGGCTGAAAATCGTAGATGTTAGATTTCCCATTGGTTTGGGCACAACAGGGTTGGCAAGTAGTAAATTTGACAGGTGAGGAGTGAATTGTTGTGAGATTAGTGATTCTGGGAGGTTCAGGATCGGGGAAAAGCACTCAAGCACAAAGCCTTTGTAGACACTTTGAGATCCCAAAGATTTCTACAGGTGAAATTTTACGAGAAGCAATGTCTGGTGACAAGTCACTAGCTTTACGAGAAGATGCTTCGCGGCTGTACGTTAACGCTAATTTCGGTGATTTGGGACAATACGCACAGCCATTCGTAGAAAAAGGGGAGCTAGTCCCGGATGAAAGGATGATTGACTTGATTCGGATGCAGCTAACACAGCTGAATATCCCATCGGGTTGGCTATTGGAAGGCTATCCGCGTACAGCGTTCCAAGCTGAGGAATTAGATTTTTTATTGGAATATTTAGGACAAAAATTAGATTGGGCAATTTATTTACAAGTACCAGAAGCGACGATGGTAAATCGCTGTTTGGGGCGATCGCTTCCCGATGAGCAGCCAGAAATTGTGCAGCGTCGCATAGAGTTATTCTATGATCGCACTATCCCGATTTTGGAATATTATGACCGTCGTCGCCGTTTATTGACGATTAATGGCGACCAGCTACCAGACGCAGTACATCAAAGTATTCTCAACCTGCTTGCCGTTTCTTAAATAAATATTTAATTTAACTACCAAGTTTCACTACCTGAGTTTTGTGCTGACTCAATTGTTAGGGGTCTAGAGAGATTGCGACACTAAGGTAACCTTAATGGATATTCTCTTATGAAAACGTTGAGGAAACTCCAATGGCTTGGCAGCGTCCAGATAATCGGCAACCCTATCAACTCCGTCCCATCAACTTTGACAGTGGCTTTACCCGTTATGCGCCCGGTTCTGTGCTGACAAAATGTGGTGATACTCAAGTACTTTGTACTGTTAGCGTTACCGAGGGAGTCCCAAAATTTTTAGCTGGAAGTGGCAAGGGGTGGTTAACTGCTGAATATCGGATGCTGCCAAGCGCCACTCAACAACGGCACGAAAGAGAATTGATGAAATTATCTGGACGAACACAAGAAATTCAACGCTTGATTGGGCGTAGCTTAAGAGCAGCATTAGATTTTGAAGTATTAGGCGAACGCACTTTAACTGTAGATGCTGACGTATTGCAAGCCGATGCGGGAACGAGGACAACCGCAATTACAGGTTCTTTTGTAGCGTTAGCGAATGCGATTTCCCGATTATTGCACCAAGGTGTCTTAACGCGATCGCCCCTGTGCGGACAAATAGCAGCCGTCTCGGTAGGTTTATTAGAAGGAGAAGGATTTTTAGATCTCAACTACATTGAAGACGTAGCCGCCACAGTAGATTTCAACGTGGTGATGAATCAAGATTTGGGAATCATCGAAGTGCAGGGCACAGCAGAAGAAGGAAGCTATACCCGCAGCCAGTTGAATCAGTTATTAGATTTAGCAGAAACCGGAATTCAAGAATTATTAATCGCCCAGCGAGAAGCGATTACCGATTGGGATGCGATATTTGCGGGGGGTTAGGGGTTGGGGATGAGGGGGATGAGGGGGATGAGGGAGATGAGGGAGATGAGGGAGATGAGGCGACAAGGGGACAAGGAGAAATCTCAATTACTCATTACCAAATGACAAATGACAAATGACAAATGACAAATGACAAATACCCAATGCCCAATGCCCAATGCCCCATCCCCTATGAATGTTGTTAAAAGTTTCAAAAGTTAAAAAGGAGAACAGCTATAAGTTAGGTATGGTATTGCTGGAAGCAGGCAAAGTGATGATCGAGCCATGAATAAAAAGGTCGAAGTTCTACCAGATCAGTCGGCGCTAGTTGGAAGAGCGCTAGAGTTGATTCTGTCTAAGATAGACACTGCTATTAAAGAGCGAGGGCGGTTTACTATTGCCTTGTCTGGTGGCAGTACGCCTAAGCCATTGTATGAGGCGATCGCTCAACAAAAACTTCCTTGGGATAAAATTCATGTGTTCTGGGGTGATGAACGATATGTACCACCAGATCATCCTGATAGCAATGAGCTGATGGCGCGTCGTGCGTGGTTAGACCGCGTTGATCTGCCAGTTGCGAATATTCACGCCATCCCTACCTTGGAAGCTGATCCCGCAGTTGCAGCAGTTAAGTACGACAAGCATCTGCAAAACTTTTTTAATACTGCATCTGGAGAGTTTCCTGCTTTAGATGTAGTCTTGCTAGGAATGGGTGATGATGCACATACTGCATCTTTGTTTCCCCACACTCAAGCATTGCAAGTGAGCGATCGCTTAATTACTGTGGGTAATAAAGATAGCAGCATCCGCATTACTTTTACTTACCCATTCATCAATGCAGCTCGCAGCGTTATGTTTGTAGTTGCAGGTGCTAATAAACGGCCAGCATTAGCTCAAGTATTTGCACCCAAAGCTGATGAGTTGACTTATCCCTCGCGTCTCATTCAACCCCAAGGTGAGCTTTGGTGGTTGCTAGATGCGGCGGCGGGTGCGGAACTCCAAACCTAAGTATCTTACCTATCAGGGGTAATTGTTAGAATCGAAAGCTAGGTGTTTCTTATACCTACTTTCGATACCTGTTTTGAAAAGTTCACGGCGGAAACCCCGCTCTGACTTTTCGCTGCGGCAAGCCCGGGCGCGTCTACAACAGTTCGCTATTATACCAACTCTTCAAAATTCAGTAACAAATGTAAATTTCCTCATCCTTGGGAAATCTAGCTTTCTGAATTGGGAATTGGTATTCAGCCTTCCTGAAGGGTAGCCGCCACTGGGAGTTTTCTCTGCTTGCCAGTACCATTTTTTGATGAGCTTGAACAAAGGCTTAAATCCATGATCGTCTGCCCTAATTGCAATCATCCCAATCCAGACGGCGCTGTCCAGTGTGAAGCCTGTTATACGCCGTTACCAGCGACTAATAACTGTCCCAGCTGTGGGGCAACTGTGCAGGCAGATGCCGCTTTCTGTGGTCAGTGTGGTTTTAATCTGCGCGCTAATGCCGCAGCAGCGCCGCCAACAGCGGTAGCAGCTACAGTTGCTCCCGATGTGCCCTTAGAAGTACCCCCGTTGGTGGCTCCCGATCCACTTGTAGAACTGATACAACCAGATCCTTTAGCCGCAGTTAATCCTCCGGCTTCAACTTTACCGCCAACAGAGGTGGCAGTTCCTCCAGAAGTACCACCAGTTGCACCGCCACCTGCTGCAGTAGAAATTACTCCTGCGCCACCACCAGAGCCGGAACCAGTGGTAGCAGCACCAGAGCCGGAACCAATTGCACCACCGCCAGCACCAGAACCGGAACCAATGGCACCACCAGAACCGGAACCAGTTGCAGCAGCACCAGCGCCCGCAGTTAGTCCGGCGAGAACGCAATTACAACAGGTAACAGCCAGCCTATTCCACGTTCAAAGCAACGCGAATCTGGAATTACCGCAAACTTTGTCTGTAATTCATATCGGCAAGCCTAATGACCGGATTCCCCCAGATATAGATGTTTCTGGATTTCCCAATTCAGAAATTGTCTCGCGGATTCATGCAGATATTCGCGTTGAGGGAGACGCTCATTATATAGAAGATGTTGGTAGTTCTAATGGCACCTACATCAACAATTTGCCGCTTTTACCGGGGAATAGACACCGCCTGCGCCCAGGCGATCGCATCAGTTTGGGTAAAGGCGATATGGTAACATTCCTCTTCCAACTCGCTTAGATAAATTTTGTAGTCAGTAACTTTAGTTCTTCAAATCAGGGCTAAAGTTCTGACTACAAATATTAAATTGAAATTTTGTAATCTTTGCGTTTCAACAAAAATACAGCCAGGATAATCCCTATAACTGATAGTCCTATCGTGACATTAAAGAACGGTAAATAATTACCAAAAATATCGCGGATATTACCAACAATTAAAGTTCCTAGTAACGCACCCATGCCAAAGGCGGTAAAGACTACGCCGTAGTTTTTGGCATAATCTTGGCTACGAAACAGAATTAAAGTAGATGTCGGCCCAATTGCTAACCAACCACCAAGAGCGAGATAAATCAAACTAAAAGCTACTAAGTAAGTGGCGATCGCTCCCTTAGTGGCACTGAGCATCATAATTGAGGCAACAATAATCAATACATATGAAATGATTGCCGCATTTTTGGGTTTATATTTATCGGCAAGCCAACCAAATAACGGTCTACCTAAACCATTAAATACTGCAAATAATGACACCGCACTAGCGGCTGTATTTTTATCTAAACCAATAATTTCTGTACCCACTGGACTAGCAATCCCAATAGCAGCTAACCCGGCAAAAGTACCAATGGTAAAGCATAACCACAAGCCGTAAAAGCTGAGGGATTTTAATAAAGGTGTACTGCTGTTGCTTGCAGATTCACTCAGTTTAATAGGTGGTGTCCAGCCTGCAGGTTGCCATCCATTGGGCGGATATTTCATCACAGGGGCGATCGCTAAAATTATCAGGGTAAAAACGATACCAAAAATGATTAATGTTGGTTGCCAACCCTTATCACCATTAGCAGCAATTAAATTCTTAGCTAAAGGTGCAGTTACAAGGGGTGATAAACCAAAGCCAATCACTGTTGCACCTACAGCTAAACCCTTTTTATCAGGGAACCATTTCGCATTTACGGCGAGTGGTACACCGTAAACAATGCCTACGCCAGCACCAGCAATGATACCGTAAGTAATAGTTAATAAAGGGATATTATTTACTAGACCTGAAGCGGCGTAACCAATCCCCATGACAATTGCCCCCACCGCAGTTACTAGGCGCGGGCCAATTTTCTCAATATAAAACCCAGTAATGGGCATCAAAATTGAAAATACAACCAATAAAATTGTGAAAGGTAGTAAGCTTTCTGTTGCTCCTACCGCGAGAGATTTTTCAATCGTATTCCGAAAAATACTCCAAGAATAAGCAGTTCCTAAACAAAGTAGAACAAGTACACCCAAGGGAATTAGTAGCCATCGTCCTTTTTCCGCAGGTAAGCCAAATAGTTTTATTTCATTAAACGAAGAATTATCAAAATTTTGATTGATATTCATTTTTTAAAATGGTCGCAACTAATCTACAATCTACCATTAGATAGATGCCGCTTAATCATATAACAATTGGATTTATCAATGCTCTGAGTAATCAACTATTACAAATTTAAATTGCATAACTCATCAGGATTGTCCAGAGTCAAAGGTCAAAAATCCAAAGTTTATAACATTTTGAAAAAATAACACGACAGATAAGTAGGGTGGAATGTTACTTACTGTAGCGATATTTAGATCCCCGACTTTTTTAAAAAGTCGGGGATCTGGTAAGCAATGTTTACTTATAGGGCTTTCTATATTGGTGAGGTAACTCAATCAAAAATTAACCGCCGTTCGCGTAGCGTTCCGCAGGAATGAGAGAGGATAAACGCAGATAAACGCCGATAAATTTGTAGTTCTCTAGACTAATAAATGGAATAATTGGTAATGTTTAAACATTACCGATAACCTAACAAACGTTAAGTAAATCGTTGTAGGCTGATTGGAAAAACAACAAAGCTAAAATTAGTTTTGCTTTCCCGTTGAAACCTAAACAAGTAGATTAGCATGGAAGAAAATACAGCCTTGGAAGTAATTACGTTAAGGAAAGTGATCCATGCGGGAACCAGGAAAGAATTTTGAAAACTTGCTCCCCCAAGAAGCGCCAAAAGAAGTAGAACGAATGGGGTTAACCTGGCTAATTGCGGCTGCGATCGCCACGGTTGTGTTGTGGCAAGTGCCAGCAGGCGATTATATTTTATACCCCTTTACTATCCTGGCTACTTGGTTTCATGAAATGGCTCACGGCTTAATGGCGCTGATTTTAGGGGGACAGTTTGATAAATTACAGATTTTTGGCAATGGTTCTGGTGTTGCAACTTACCGCATTGCTAGATCATTAGGGCCAATTGGGCCAGCATTAGTTGCAGCCGCCGGGCCGATGGGGCCGCCAATTGCTGGTGCAGCCTTAATTTTGGCTTCCCGTAGTTTTAAAGTTGCTTCCCTGAGTTTGAAAATATTAGGCGGCTTTTTGCTGCTATCTACATTAGTGTGGGTACGTTCTTTATTTGGATTTGTGGCAATTCCCTTGCTGGGTTTAATTATCTTAGGTATTGCTTTCAAAGCACCGCGCTGGGTACAGGGTTTTGCAATTCAATTCTTAGGTGTACAAGCTTGTATCAGTACATACCATCAAGTGAATTATTTATTTAGCTATAGTGCAGGCCCTTTAGGACTTTCGGATACAGCACAAATGGAAAGGTATCTGTTTTTACCTTATTGGTTTTGGGGCGGATTAATGGCGATCGCATCTTTGGTGATTTTAGTCCGTAGTCTCCAAGTTGCTTATCGTTAAGCGTGATGGGTAAAAAGCATCACAAAAAAGCAATTGATTCCTTAACTCAAAGGATTATCGAACATCGGGAAAAGATTAGACTGGAATTAGGGAAGGATTTTCCAGACGAAGGTTTAATTCGACATTGGGAAAAAGAGATTCGTGCTTTTGAAAAGGCAATCGAACAAGCGCGTAAAAGATTGGGAGAATGAATATGCAGATTAGCGATCGCCCTTTGACAGTCACGAATTCAACTCTCAGTACCCTAATTGCTGAATTAGGTGCAGAATGCAGTAGAGTACAAGCCTTAATTCATCAATTACAGTTACCAAGTTTAACTCCTAATCAGCAAGCAGAAATTCTGGGAGAACTACTCGCGGCTACTGTTCATCTCTATACACACTGCGATATGGATTTTCAAAATCTCTTAGCTGATGAAATGGAAAAATTGCCTGATGAACAAGAATGATGATGTAGTGTCGGCTTAACTCTCCCACAGGGTATTTTGAATTTTAAATTCGGAGTGCAGCGACGTGACCAGCCCAGCAGCAGAAATTACTGTAGAGTGTCCACAGTGTGGTCAATACTACGATACATGGTACAGACCATCACTTAATTTTATGCTGGAGGATTTTGATGATGAATATATTG contains the following coding sequences:
- the dcd gene encoding dCTP deaminase, with product MAQKGMISPFEPSLVRKVQPQADVAVRPVISYGLSSYGYDIRLSPAEFRIFRHIPGTVIDPKNFNPQNLESTPLHTDENGSYFILPAHSYGLGVALEKLAVPDYITVICIGKSTYARCGIIANLTPAEAAWRGHLTLEFSNSSSADCRIYANEGVVQLLFLAGEPCAISYEARQGKYQDQAEMVTLAKV
- a CDS encoding chlorophyll a/b-binding protein codes for the protein MRTNASIVDDQGLMNNFAIEPKVYVDEQGDRTGFTTYAELLNGRLAMIGFVSLIALEVVTGHGIFGLLANL
- the rph gene encoding ribonuclease PH, which encodes MAWQRPDNRQPYQLRPINFDSGFTRYAPGSVLTKCGDTQVLCTVSVTEGVPKFLAGSGKGWLTAEYRMLPSATQQRHERELMKLSGRTQEIQRLIGRSLRAALDFEVLGERTLTVDADVLQADAGTRTTAITGSFVALANAISRLLHQGVLTRSPLCGQIAAVSVGLLEGEGFLDLNYIEDVAATVDFNVVMNQDLGIIEVQGTAEEGSYTRSQLNQLLDLAETGIQELLIAQREAITDWDAIFAGG
- a CDS encoding FHA domain-containing protein, which codes for MIVCPNCNHPNPDGAVQCEACYTPLPATNNCPSCGATVQADAAFCGQCGFNLRANAAAAPPTAVAATVAPDVPLEVPPLVAPDPLVELIQPDPLAAVNPPASTLPPTEVAVPPEVPPVAPPPAAVEITPAPPPEPEPVVAAPEPEPIAPPPAPEPEPMAPPEPEPVAAAPAPAVSPARTQLQQVTASLFHVQSNANLELPQTLSVIHIGKPNDRIPPDIDVSGFPNSEIVSRIHADIRVEGDAHYIEDVGSSNGTYINNLPLLPGNRHRLRPGDRISLGKGDMVTFLFQLA
- the pgl gene encoding 6-phosphogluconolactonase, producing the protein MNKKVEVLPDQSALVGRALELILSKIDTAIKERGRFTIALSGGSTPKPLYEAIAQQKLPWDKIHVFWGDERYVPPDHPDSNELMARRAWLDRVDLPVANIHAIPTLEADPAVAAVKYDKHLQNFFNTASGEFPALDVVLLGMGDDAHTASLFPHTQALQVSDRLITVGNKDSSIRITFTYPFINAARSVMFVVAGANKRPALAQVFAPKADELTYPSRLIQPQGELWWLLDAAAGAELQT
- a CDS encoding OFA family MFS transporter, whose protein sequence is MNINQNFDNSSFNEIKLFGLPAEKGRWLLIPLGVLVLLCLGTAYSWSIFRNTIEKSLAVGATESLLPFTILLVVFSILMPITGFYIEKIGPRLVTAVGAIVMGIGYAASGLVNNIPLLTITYGIIAGAGVGIVYGVPLAVNAKWFPDKKGLAVGATVIGFGLSPLVTAPLAKNLIAANGDKGWQPTLIIFGIVFTLIILAIAPVMKYPPNGWQPAGWTPPIKLSESASNSSTPLLKSLSFYGLWLCFTIGTFAGLAAIGIASPVGTEIIGLDKNTAASAVSLFAVFNGLGRPLFGWLADKYKPKNAAIISYVLIIVASIMMLSATKGAIATYLVAFSLIYLALGGWLAIGPTSTLILFRSQDYAKNYGVVFTAFGMGALLGTLIVGNIRDIFGNYLPFFNVTIGLSVIGIILAVFLLKRKDYKISI
- a CDS encoding P-loop NTPase family protein, translated to MVAQLDTPSVNSTLSVASPIAGLVQVFTSSHRNFFTNVMAQALRIAGQGTSVLVVQFLKGGIRQGHERPMQLGQNLDWIRCDLPRCIDTPQLDDTENEALQKLWQHTQQVVFEGKYSLVVLDELSLAINFGLIPENEVLAFLAQRPSHIDIILTGPEMPKSLLDVADQITEIRRSHSP
- a CDS encoding adenylate kinase family protein: MRLVILGGSGSGKSTQAQSLCRHFEIPKISTGEILREAMSGDKSLALREDASRLYVNANFGDLGQYAQPFVEKGELVPDERMIDLIRMQLTQLNIPSGWLLEGYPRTAFQAEELDFLLEYLGQKLDWAIYLQVPEATMVNRCLGRSLPDEQPEIVQRRIELFYDRTIPILEYYDRRRRLLTINGDQLPDAVHQSILNLLAVS
- a CDS encoding M50 family metallopeptidase, which produces MREPGKNFENLLPQEAPKEVERMGLTWLIAAAIATVVLWQVPAGDYILYPFTILATWFHEMAHGLMALILGGQFDKLQIFGNGSGVATYRIARSLGPIGPALVAAAGPMGPPIAGAALILASRSFKVASLSLKILGGFLLLSTLVWVRSLFGFVAIPLLGLIILGIAFKAPRWVQGFAIQFLGVQACISTYHQVNYLFSYSAGPLGLSDTAQMERYLFLPYWFWGGLMAIASLVILVRSLQVAYR